TAAATCCAACTGAAACCTTGAATTTATAACTGAACAACCATAATagacattaataattaatataattttatgatattacttaaaataaaaataaaatataaataaataaatgaaaattctttattttttgaaaatgtaTTCATAAGCATgccatatttatattaaaattttattaataggaaatgtaatgacccaaattttacggttatcgGAAAGTGAATTTTTGGGTCTCCGTTTTTAAAatggattcataaatatttattaaaaatatttacgaagtcaattgagtggttaattagactttaattaggtaaatttagcttaattaaaagtaattagtagaaaggattaaattgaattaagtgtgaaaatttaattataaattaaagaaaagttaaaggGACCATATAGGAAATATACCAAGTCCCATAAATGAGGCGGCAAATGTGGATAAAACTCTTAGATTTTTTTTTCATGAATGTATTATTTAATAAgactatattattattttattatattgtaatttatattaataatattataatattattttaataattgtaTGGTAattataaatacatgtgtaataaattaaatacatacacttgtaatacaactaaataattacttaaaatataagaaattgttattatattatattatattatattatattatatattatataaataagtaaagaaacataagaaacataatgaaattgaaacgaaacagagaagaaacagatgagaaagaaagaaagaaaaagaaaaaggaaaatttcgggtttcaaggttcaaaggtaatttggtaagtcaatttaatcccttttcttgtaaattttgagtTTATGAAATCCTAGAGATGAATACTACTTGATttaagtgaaaattttgaaagttgttagatttctagatattgttctttttgaataaaaagatgaattaagggctaaattgatagaaattcaagttagaaatgaaataaggattgaattgtaaagtgattcataagttttatgctttaaggactaaattgaaagaatttcgaaattatggttttatgatgaaaatagataattatgtctaagtttggttaaaattgagtagaaataaagtatgaattaataaagtatgaattaagatagaaaagtaagtgaatatagttaggattaaattgaaattaaaagtagaaatcaacattttgcactaagactattttggacagcagcagtagtctaagttttaaaaatcaccaaaaattgtataaatttaattataggatgaataaaatatggaattaaagcttattgagtctagtttcttatagaagaaacggtataagcaattgaattgtaaattataagatataatgaattttgtgaaacAGTGTCAGAAtcaattcgggttcccctgttctgactttggaaaatcaccaaaaattggagaaaaataattagaggcttaaagttatatgtttaaaatccctaatgagtctatttttaggagaaATCAACAGGAATATTATCCGAATTctatactgtgagataattaatttttagtgaagaagggtcgaaactgtcagacagcagaataggggtgaatttaaagaataaactgtacttaatagctaaaccaaaaattctgaaaattttatggtaagaagatttgtaagtctagtttcaggaaaaattagcggatcttaatttagaattctgtaactcaagatataaattagtaatgtattaatgattatgaattgtattaatttcgtagtcaatgtggtaccggaaatctcggctaagaaaggacaagacaaagtcaacgggagttagctcgaaaattacggtttgtatttctataacccgaacttaatatttaattattgtatttattatttattatgtatggtaggtgcattgattaaattatttgaaataaaatgaacattgattgaaattgaagggtgaatttaattaataattgttgtattttaattgaatgttatggtaaataattaaagtgtgaattattggtattgtgtttttattgaaatgatttgataTGAAAATGTGGTGAAATAGTTATGAACATGTGTTTATTGTGGAatttaattatatgaaaatgaaaagtgaattgaattgtattaaattatgaattaatgtgaataattgagatatatatatatatatatatatatatatattgaattgaatgaaaatgtatgagattgtgaaaatgtgtgaatatatgtAATTATTGGAATGGTATATTAAGGAAAGAattattgaattgagaaagtgaattataATTGATACTGAACTAAGAtagaaattatattaaaaattgaattaaataccctattaactagtcgggctagtcgaatatagttggcatgccataggatatggaagagtacgggttttgcCGGCTTCCTgatcaggcacttatgtgccgactcatCTTATCTTTATCTTTATCACTTGATtcgcactttgtgtgtcgaatcttTATCTTATTACCGTTATTGATtcagcactttgtgtgttgaatattGCTACTGTTACTGTTATTGTTCCGGATTTGTTCTGTGTACCGTATTGCTCTTTAttctttatctttatttttggctttaccgatgagacactatgtgccgtactggtgtgttggttggatctgttTATTCGtctgagtccgagtcatgttaataggggtaaataaatgtataaaataactgattatttctgaataattgactgttaccGAATAATTGATCTTCTTGGATAATAGATTCTTGAATAATGAATATTCTTGAATAAATGATCATTCTTGAATAACCGATTGtcattgaataaatgatcatTCTTGAATAACTTAATTGCTCTTGAATATCGATTTTACTAAATAATTGATCGTTCggataaccgatcaattgatcAATCTTGAATAActggttattattgaataattgattgttaccgaataatcgattcttgaataaataattgttcgattgttaatgaacattctTGATTGattaatttctattgaaattaataaatgatttgaaatttaaagtagaCTAAAACATTGgttagaaagtgaatgtttgaatactcattgagtttgaatagttcgatatatataaattaataagttttataatttcttaagtgttcagattatagaaataccactgagtgtatacttagcgtacggtttgtttccgtgcgcaggttaagttaaggctagactgttgaatcagcatcccaagccgatcccgaattcaatgaggtaaagtatgttgagtattgataatggcatgtacctaggatgtttaatgagagtcatttaggttgtaaaagtattgatgaaataagtaaattatggttggcaatggtatatagtatgaattttgaaatttattaaaaattcgtagtgattctaaattagttccgaattgaatttactgttcatattggaccgcgatggcccattaaagggacgacatcttaaaactaggatgagtgtgaatatttattttaattaatgactgaaattggactgtactgactggtaatgtctcgtgaccttgttccggcgacggtatagggttaggggacgttacaggaaaagtaattaataataattttttattaaattattaagtgaaataaaattttaaaaatattaatttaatgtaaaatattttgataaatatataataattattaaaatctatgaaattaaaatttaatagtaatataatatattatataattattatcgAAATGAAACCGATTACCTAATTTAACCTTAAATGATACACTAAATTAGTATATtattaatacataaaataatattataatatataactattactaaaaatattaataaatatataactattataatatagattataataaaaagatatagtattacatgatattataatgtttaatcaTCGATGCATATATATAAGCTATtaatatatgatatgatatgatataacaTTATATAATATAGTAAAAGGGTTAACTTTCAAATATACGAAATGTATAGAGACTTACAAgatattttaacaaaaataataatatataataagtaacatagaatgcattattattattatatataataattattattataatatatattataataaaagatatagtaTTACGTGATATTATAATGTTTAACCATTGATGCATATATAAAAACTATTAATGTAGTATAtactatatgatatgatatgatatgatgtgATATAACATTATATAATATAGCGTAAGGGCTACTTTTAAATATATGAAAAGTATAAAGACTTAAAGCGTATTTTAACcaatataataataaacaataatatattataatatttattatataatgtaCTACTATCATATTatagaatataataaaaatatatagtattacattatattataatgtttaatcaTTGATGCATATACATAAACTattaatattgtatatattatattatatgatataatataacATTATATAATCTAAGTCTGAAGCAAACTCAATCTAAATCTACCCTTTAACCAACTCTACTAAGGAGATGTATAAAATGACTAAAGGGACCTCAAAGATCATTTGGGGCACTATAATAATCATATGAATATTTTGGGAGCTTGAGATGCAATTAAATGTCAAGCATTTTCAATGACTTTGCAATACTACAACTTGGTATTTGTCTTTTTACACATAAATTTCAAGTCGAAAATTGATTTGAAAAATTGgagttaaattttattaataattttaaaaagaaagtTATAATCTTTGAAAAATTCTTAAAATCAAAGAAATCATCCTTTGATTCTTTTCTTCAGTTAAGCTGACTTGatattgaatgaatgtgaatTGCTTCAAAGGTCGTGTTGGCTTTCTTCAAAATGAGTATGGAGTTCATTAGaatttttcaagttcttcaatTTTTGCAGAGATCTTTTAGGCTTCTTGAACTTATGAAGGTGTAGAATggtattttcaaatattttggttAGTGGTGAAGAATTATATCACTCGATTTTTacaaagaattataactattcaaacaatattacttaaatagttataatattattatttagatgGAGAGACATGAAAATGAGAATTCATTTAGAAATTATATTaacaagttctaaaattttatcTTTGCTCCAtcttctaatattattagattgttctataaaaaaattactgTAGAATTTGTTTCAGtaattttttatagaaattgattttcTTGTTATACATTACTCAGCGCTTAGTGAATTATTTTTGTCAGTATAAACCACAAAtagtcattggcttcattgtatcctcaaGATAGTGGCTTAATACACCTTGGAGCCTTGCCTTACTTTTTTGTTTTCTATTTGAGTTGTTCATGTTCCGCTCGTGTGTTCGAGATTATCCTCACCGAAATTTTGTAGTAACAGTAAGTTGCCTTTAAATTTGTAATGTTCCTTTGGAAGCTGAGCGCAAATTGTGTCCTTTGCGAGTATGATATTGGCTAAAGTATCTTAGCAATTGATATGAGTTGTTTCCCTGTGTTGAAATGAATATAAGACCCTGGATCACCTGTTTATCATATGTTCCTTTGCTAGAGTAGTTTGTTTTGAATCTAATATTGGATCGCCTAAATGTAGGAAGGAATATTGATTCTTGTGGGGGCAGAGCAGGCCTGACTTGAAATCTATTTCTAACTAGAGTTTTGATGGCCTGAAATAAAGGATATGGAGAGGCTTCCAGTGTTCTCAATAGAGAGGATATCTGTCTCCACAGGCATAGCTGCTGCTTAGAAACGAAACAACATCATGGCAAAACTTCATCTGCTAAGCCAAATACCTATCAAAGCTGATTTATGGGATGGGACTAAATGTAACGTCTCTGATAAGATGATTTCCAGGGAAACGACTCTTGCTTCACTAGTTCCGTAAACCGTTGGATTCTGACATTAGTAGACTGAGGCAATGGTGGCTGTCAGGAACCTCGAATCTCAACACAAAAGGGAAGAGGGGATGGTGATTTGCGTTCAGTAAGATTTGAAGAAAGAAGTGCAGTAATCTATTCTATATGCTGTAGTTTAGAAACATAGGTTTTGCACTGTTTCTTAAGAATAATACTCACATATGCTACATTTTTAAGCTAATGCCTCTGTATAGACGGTTGGATTCACCAGAAAATACAGGAGAACTGGTAGGGAAGAGAAAAGGGAGAGagttgggggggggggggaatcGACCCAAAAGCCGATTCTTTTTCAACCTGAGgatgaaatgaaatgtgagaGAAGTATACAGTTAGAACTGACCAAATTATTGAGTAAGCCAACTATCACCATTCTGGGACATGTTCCTGTACATCCTCCCAGACCTATGGGGCGATTCATCATTTATATGATATCCATTTCGAGACATACTCTCGCGTTTTCTTTTTGAGCTGCTTTTTGGTTTCTCTACCTTCTCATCAACAAATGACAAAAATGTTTGAAGACGAGTGGAACGGGAGGTACTAGGACTAGTAGTATCAAGTTCCTCGGGAGGCAGCCGGCTGAATTTGCGGAACATCAACCAGAAGTACACAAGGAGAGCAAGCATACATGCAATTCCACATATAACAAATAGCCCCCAGAAGCTTTTTAAGTCGAGCTGTTCAATATCATCCTCACTATTCTCGGAACTACAAGCACTTTTTGACAGCCATCTGTCGTGAATCTTCTGAAGCTCGCCATTCTCAGATAGAGAAAGAATGGCAGTAGACATGTCAATGGCCAATGGCGAGTCTCTAGGAAATGCCTACAAATCATAAAAACCATTGGAGATCATTTTCTGCATGTAATAGAATCAAGAAAGGGACTTGAAAACTTTTTACATTAAATGTTCTATCATGGCATAATTCTGCATTTAGTGTGCACATTGTTGAAAATTACTTTCAATTCAATGTTAAAAATATAGATATGAGATAACTCACAAATCCCCATCCGCTTTTCGTAAACTCCTGGCCTCTAACAGAGAATTCACAGTGTTCTGAGAGGAAGAGGTCCACATATGGTCGCTCATCGATTACTGCAGCTACATTTCTCCTCTCAAGGGCAAGGGCATACTCTTCTGGTGATCCAAGTGGAACGAGTCTAGATTTTGGAATATTGAGTTCCTCCATCAGATAGCCTTCAGCAAAAGATCCTACCTGGAAGCCTATTCGTTCATTGCTACCAATTAAGGTATCAATCCCTTTGATGGGTGATGATAACTGTTGCACTGTGAGGAATGATGTCAGGCTTGCAGTATAGCTTGAGTTGATGATCAAAACCACAAAAAGCCAGATAATCAGTACTAGGCGTCCAAGTGTGCTCACTGTGTTTTCTCCTGAAAAAAGTTGAAAATATCCGGAGTTGGTATGATGGGTGATTCTGAGTACTAAACTATTTGGTAAAAGCAACTGACATTGCCAAAATGGAAAGAACTTACTATGTGAAAAAAACATTGTAGAGAAGCTGAACCTGCAAAGGGAAAAATAGAGCATGGCAGGTAAGGGGTCTGAAGGGCAATGAATAGGTTATCCGTCAAATGGAAAGATACAGAAAGCATGTTTTGCATTTAATTGTCTATCTATTGAATTTGCACCTATTATTTCTCACAATAAAGATGAAAGCATAGATATATTGTACATGTGCTTCTTGTTCAGTATAGAAAAAAGAACATCCATAATTTCACAGGTAATGGGAACATTCACAACAAATAGAAGAAATAATACATTGACAGGCTAAAAGGGTAAAGGTGAGTGTGAGAGAATCAGGCATGTTTTCTCCTATAATTTTGTGGTATTACATGCTTTCATCACTCCAGCAaaagaaaatgctaaaaagatAAGGAAGCTCTCGGAGAGCTTCTTCGACACAGGATAGACATGCAAGTAAAGGGGTGCTGAAGGTTGTAATCAGAAGGGAGAGGCAGAGCGGTTACATCGGTATGCATCTTTTAGAGACCACTATGTCGTAAGAACTTCTTTGCAACTGCTCAAATCATGCTTGATTTTCTTTTAACATTTAGAATGACCCTCAGTCGTGAACTTGAATCACTCATCTGCAGTTAGATTCCAGGTTTTATAGTCCTTTCATAAAAGAGGGGGAGGGAGTGGTGATTACGACAGTCAACAGATGTTAAATTTTGTGTTTTCTCTTCATTTATGAATGCCATATACTAATATATCCATACAAAGATAAATCTCATATGTTTATGTACTCACCACAAAATTGTGATAAATTGCTGCTTTGGAGGGCCCCGGAATTCATCATTTCTTCTATGCTCAAGTATCCACACAACTGATCCCACAATGAGGAAAAATGCAGCTGTGACTGCCCACATCAATGGAGTAAATGGCCGTGCGAAGGACCAAGCACTCGAACTTATCTTTTTCACTGGAGCTACCACAACCAGCCCTGATTCTATATATGGCAGAGAGAAATCAACTATTCTTGTTCGGTTTGTCACAATGGCAATATCACCCACCACGCCATCAAAGACCTACAGAAACACAATATCAGAactgaagaaaaaaaaataattaatcaatCATTTTATCTTTTAAGAAAACAGATGCAGTTTTCATTGTAGTCTACTTACTCCGGACTTAATTTTATTGACAAGCTCATAATAGCTTGGATTCTTATGGCCATCTCCAAATGGGATAAACCTGTATGGAAAAGCATATGGCAGCAATTTAATTGCAGCAAGGAAAACGTCTATGCAATATCCTTGCACCTTATCCGTGCCATTGACTAACAAGACAAAGTCTCGGTAACTAACTCGCCTTGGAATTCCGATTCTTAATTCTCTTCCATTGTTAGGAAAAACCCACCCTCGAGGTCTTGCTGTTTCTCCTCCAGGCCATACCACCTTGTCTAAATGTTGGTTTGAACTTGACCGATTAGGCTTTTCCGAATAAAGTGTCTCTGGTGGCACAATGGACAAACCAGTGTGGTTAGACCAGTATCCAACCAGTCGTTGCCCATTTCCAACCACATTAACAATGTCATAAGAAGGATTTATCAGGGATCTGTCTTGATTAAACTGGACATGGCCCGTCAGACCAGTCATATTTGTCTCCAATATCTTCGAAAGCAACAGCTTCCCTCCATCAAATGTATTCAATGCAGAAAGATTTAGAGTGCTCCCACTAATACCATCTAATCTTGAATCGTTGGAAAATGAAATTTTGCCCCCCTGGTCCAGTAACAACCTTAATGCACGAGCAATCATCCAAACAGTGTCATAGGCATATAGACCATAAGGGTTAAACCCAATAGAACCGTTACTCAGCTGGTTCCAACGTGACATaaaatttcttttccttttcgaaTCAGGTGTATGAGGGCGAAGTGTAAGTGCTCCCTGGATTGAGTTTGCTATCTCCGGTTTAAGTGGGGAAAAGGAATCTAGAACAGTGGACAGCCAAGTAGAAGCTATCCAAACATATCCTTTTCCCATCATTCCAAGGCTCTTGGCCGCTTCAAAGACCAGGAGACCTGTTCTCGAGAAAGAGTGCAGAACAATAATTCGAGATTCCATCATTTGAATCTTATCTAATTCTCTCAAAACGTCAACTCTTTTGGCCGTTGGGTCCGGAGGAAGCGCAGCTTTATAAGAAATTCTGCAACGTCTTTCAGCAAGTTTATCGCCTAGTGTGATTATACCGTTTCTGCTCTGATCATCATCACTGAAAATAGCAACCACTTCACTCCAACTGAAATAGCTAACCATCTCAGCAATGGCAGTCATCTGGAATTCATCATTAGGTGCTGTTTGAACAAAAAAAGGGTATTGCAGAGGGCTCAGGCTCGGATCTAAAGCCGTGAATGACAATAGCGGAACCTGGAGTTCATTTGCAAGATTTGATAGAACATGGGCCATCTCCGAACTTTGTGGACCAATTATTGCTACGGTATCTGTCTCCATAAACTGCAGTGCTGTGAATAGCAAAGAAACTCAAATAATATCATTATTTCCCCATGAATATACTCCTGCATGAATGAGGTATAATATCCGTAATGATTCATCATAAGTAATTTCATTTATCCTAATTCACAGTATAACATAGAGGTCAATGGGATTTgaacgaaattaaaaaaaaaaaaaaagaattaaaagatAAGAGGAGAATAAAGAGACTTGACAGTTAGTATACCTCCAATAATGCCTAGAAATGAGCTGAAGTTAGAATCATGTAGTTGTATAGACAATTTCCTTCCACCAAGAACACTTGGATCGGAGTTAATATCATCCTCGGCAGCCTTCATTGCAACCTTTGCAACTTTCCCATTAATGGTGTTGAATGAGAATATAGCTCCAACATTCATAATACCAGGATTCAAACCCTCTTCTGAAAGCACTCCAATAAAGAGACTGAAAGTTGACAGAAGCAGAACCAGGTTCATGGTTGCAATGAATGACAAGACTAACCACTCACCATATATTTTCTAGCATcaaatacaaaatgaatcaatgaAATACTCAAATTTGTCTACTAATTGACAGTCATATTGAACCAATACTAGAATCAGATTAACAGACTAACAATGATCATCCAAAAGGTCACGGGAAAATTACTATCCACAGGGCGTAAAGAGAATCATTCAGTTCCAAGGCAAgtaacaagaagaagaagaagaaaaagaaccaAACCCAAAGGGCTAAGAAACCAAAATTCAATTTAGAGATGTTAGTTTATGAAAGAAAGTGTCAAAAAAGAACAAGCCAAACCCATTTGAAGTTCTGGCATGGAGGACTAAGGCTATAAAAAGCAACAAACACAACAAGAAAGCATGAAATTTCGTACTTTAGCGACAGCAAACTGAATAAAGCAATAAATACCCACATTAGCAGCAACCAAAGCGGCAAAAGTAAAAGTTCAGGAGGTTTCTGGAAATTCACGAGGGAACCAATACCCACCAGTTACCACAAGCTCGAAGCAAAGACATATGGAGGTCGAATTCAGAAGAAGAGGCTGTAAACAGACTACCACCAGTCTTCCTAAATGGATAGGCAAGAACCCTTAATATACACAGAGCTCATGATAGACATGCCAATGGAAACAGTAAGTGGAACAGCAAAATGGGACAGAGAATCGTGATTGTCCACAAAGTAAAAAAAGCACTGAGGGATAAGGTGCTCGTCACTGAAAAGAAAAATAACCCATTATTTTATATGAACACCGATACTTCAAGATAGAGAAAAGGAATAAGTTGGTTTTTATGGTGGGTTTCGAGAGTGGAGTTGACTCACCGAGTGTGTCTCCCTTTCTCCGTTAGTTGTCGGTTGTCAGTACGTGAAGGGACTGTCTAAATGAAGAcaacaattaattaaataatattacaaAGTAGAGTTTTTATCGTGGAGAAACACCTCTAAGCAAATATATAAACCATCAAATATATATAGTTAGTGACCCCCTGGGGATTGAAAACAACGGCAGTGGCCATTAAATTGTGAAAGTGACAGGAAGCCACTTGTATGGATTATCTAAGCTTAAACCTAAATGGGGTTCATGGGATTTCTAAGGTTTTTAAGTCTTAATTATGATTCATTGATTAAAATCAAAGTAATGATAGTAGTGTAGAAAGAGGTTTCAAAAATGTATTTTTCTAATTTGTAAGGAACAAGAAGAATGCTTAGAATTCTAGGAAGCAGTACAAGTTACATTTGGCCTTATGATCTTCCAATTTTGTCAGTATTTTATTAGAGCATAAAATTCTTTATGGTATAATGGTAGGTCCTCTTTGTCATGCGACTTTAGCTAATTGAAAATGGAAGGAAATTAGTCAACTGGTGGTGGTTTTAGGGAAGAGGTTTGCCCCCACACTGGTTAAAGAAATTGAGCACCTTTTTCGATTGAGATTTTGTTTTCAGAATGCACTAATAGGCAAGTCACGCAACGTGTGGTTTAGCTTCCTATACCACAATTTGACTGTCAAAAACGTGAAGaaaacttaacaaaatttgataAGGTGAGTATGGAGTATCAACCCGTATAAATAAcgagataataaaaataaaaaggaatgaatataaatattttatgtaaaaaattcTCCAAATAGGATAAAACATCACAGCCAAATGAGGCTTCGATTTTTCACTAATAAGTAAACAAACATGAgtataatatgaaaaaaaaaacttaaatgcaCTAAACGTACAAATCCATCCCCTGAAAATAAAACTCTAACTCTCATAAAGTTCTCTCAAAAGGGATACAAAATTATCTCCATAGTTACCATGAATGCGACTACATCTTGttgtccccccccccccccaaaaagcCATGTAGTACATCATCTTTAATTGCCTCTTAATTGGAATATCGATATAACAACATGTTTTTTTATGGTATcgaaaatagtagtttcggggccaccaaatcagataagtaagttcgtaaatattattatttaatatttacaaatgaaatatgattttaaaaaggcttttgatttgataatttatgttattaagcgatttattaagttcaaatggtatgaccctaaggtcaagtggttttaaaaaatgaggtatcggtacctcgtttctataaactaagccgtaaatatttttgtaaatatttatggagtgctaTTAAGGTgttattaaagtttcattgaaaaaatttaacgtttcgatagttaattaattaaaaaggactaaatcgtaaaagatgtaaaatttgatcactatttgatttgagtgattaaatggttaattgaataaaggaaaatggacttaaatggtaattagaccattcaagGAGTTAGTGGACAATTATGAACATGAATTtggtgttttatttaattattaaccaaagttaaaatggtaatttagtaaattaaattaaaataaataaaaacaaaaagctaaatttttatcatcttttttgttttcttcttcaaCAACTAAATGTCCATGAAAGCATGAAGCTAAGTTTCGGCCATGGTGAAATTTCATGCATGGTATGTGATTTtggccccgtttttaataatttttttatgttttatcgttg
This window of the Gossypium arboreum isolate Shixiya-1 chromosome 12, ASM2569848v2, whole genome shotgun sequence genome carries:
- the LOC108479792 gene encoding glutamate receptor 3.2-like isoform X2, which produces MSLLRACGNCLFIGVLSEEGLNPGIMNVGAIFSFNTINGKVAKVAMKAAEDDINSDPSVLGGRKLSIQLHDSNFSSFLGIIGALQFMETDTVAIIGPQSSEMAHVLSNLANELQVPLLSFTALDPSLSPLQYPFFVQTAPNDEFQMTAIAEMVSYFSWSEVVAIFSDDDQSRNGIITLGDKLAERRCRISYKAALPPDPTAKRVDVLRELDKIQMMESRIIVLHSFSRTGLLVFEAAKSLGMMGKGYVWIASTWLSTVLDSFSPLKPEIANSIQGALTLRPHTPDSKRKRNFMSRWNQLSNGSIGFNPYGLYAYDTVWMIARALRLLLDQGGKISFSNDSRLDGISGSTLNLSALNTFDGGKLLLSKILETNMTGLTGHVQFNQDRSLINPSYDIVNVVGNGQRLVGYWSNHTGLSIVPPETLYSEKPNRSSSNQHLDKVVWPGGETARPRGWVFPNNGRELRIGIPRRVSYRDFVLLVNGTDKVQGYCIDVFLAAIKLLPYAFPYRFIPFGDGHKNPSYYELVNKIKSGVFDGVVGDIAIVTNRTRIVDFSLPYIESGLVVVAPVKKISSSAWSFARPFTPLMWAVTAAFFLIVGSVVWILEHRRNDEFRGPPKQQFITILWFSFSTMFFSHSKFFPFWQCQLLLPNSLVLRITHHTNSGYFQLFSGENTVSTLGRLVLIIWLFVVLIINSSYTASLTSFLTVQQLSSPIKGIDTLIGSNERIGFQVGSFAEGYLMEELNIPKSRLVPLGSPEEYALALERRNVAAVIDERPYVDLFLSEHCEFSVRGQEFTKSGWGFAFPRDSPLAIDMSTAILSLSENGELQKIHDRWLSKSACSSENSEDDIEQLDLKSFWGLFVICGIACMLALLVYFWLMFRKFSRLPPEELDTTSPSTSRSTRLQTFLSFVDEKVEKPKSSSKRKRESMSRNGYHINDESPHRSGRMYRNMSQNGDSWLTQ
- the LOC108479792 gene encoding glutamate receptor 3.2-like isoform X1 is translated as MNLVLLLSTFSLFIGVLSEEGLNPGIMNVGAIFSFNTINGKVAKVAMKAAEDDINSDPSVLGGRKLSIQLHDSNFSSFLGIIGALQFMETDTVAIIGPQSSEMAHVLSNLANELQVPLLSFTALDPSLSPLQYPFFVQTAPNDEFQMTAIAEMVSYFSWSEVVAIFSDDDQSRNGIITLGDKLAERRCRISYKAALPPDPTAKRVDVLRELDKIQMMESRIIVLHSFSRTGLLVFEAAKSLGMMGKGYVWIASTWLSTVLDSFSPLKPEIANSIQGALTLRPHTPDSKRKRNFMSRWNQLSNGSIGFNPYGLYAYDTVWMIARALRLLLDQGGKISFSNDSRLDGISGSTLNLSALNTFDGGKLLLSKILETNMTGLTGHVQFNQDRSLINPSYDIVNVVGNGQRLVGYWSNHTGLSIVPPETLYSEKPNRSSSNQHLDKVVWPGGETARPRGWVFPNNGRELRIGIPRRVSYRDFVLLVNGTDKVQGYCIDVFLAAIKLLPYAFPYRFIPFGDGHKNPSYYELVNKIKSGVFDGVVGDIAIVTNRTRIVDFSLPYIESGLVVVAPVKKISSSAWSFARPFTPLMWAVTAAFFLIVGSVVWILEHRRNDEFRGPPKQQFITILWFSFSTMFFSHSKFFPFWQCQLLLPNSLVLRITHHTNSGYFQLFSGENTVSTLGRLVLIIWLFVVLIINSSYTASLTSFLTVQQLSSPIKGIDTLIGSNERIGFQVGSFAEGYLMEELNIPKSRLVPLGSPEEYALALERRNVAAVIDERPYVDLFLSEHCEFSVRGQEFTKSGWGFAFPRDSPLAIDMSTAILSLSENGELQKIHDRWLSKSACSSENSEDDIEQLDLKSFWGLFVICGIACMLALLVYFWLMFRKFSRLPPEELDTTSPSTSRSTRLQTFLSFVDEKVEKPKSSSKRKRESMSRNGYHINDESPHRSGRMYRNMSQNGDSWLTQ